The Pontibacter pudoricolor genome contains a region encoding:
- a CDS encoding START-like domain-containing protein, which yields MRSTKTKFVGEYPINASARLLYPYLSTASGLAEWFCDDVKVEENKVFNFVWDGSNHYAEMTGFRTNRSVRFNFLDDNRQHVSDPSYIDFSIESSELTQEQFLKVVDYSDEEDQEELAELWEHLMQNLREIIGG from the coding sequence ATGAGATCAACTAAGACAAAATTTGTTGGAGAGTACCCTATTAATGCATCAGCCCGATTACTGTATCCATACCTGAGTACAGCCAGTGGTTTGGCCGAATGGTTTTGCGACGACGTGAAGGTAGAAGAGAATAAAGTATTTAACTTTGTTTGGGATGGTAGCAACCATTATGCAGAAATGACCGGGTTCCGGACCAACCGTTCTGTCCGTTTTAATTTTCTGGATGATAACCGCCAGCATGTTTCCGATCCTTCATACATTGATTTTTCTATCGAATCGAGTGAGCTGACGCAGGAACAGTTCCTGAAAGTAGTGGATTACTCTGACGAGGAAGACCAGGAAGAACTGGCCGAACTTTGGGAGCACCTGATGCAAAACCTGAGAGAAATAATAGGCGGGTAG